Within the Gammaproteobacteria bacterium genome, the region GTGCGCCCGCGCATTATGACACTACCCATTTGTTGCACTGGCAGCGCGAGGCGATTGTCCACGCTCATTCTGACGCGCTATGGCAGTGGATGGGAGAGGAGGTGCATGCCTTGGTGCCGGAGGAGGATGTACCTGCCTTTGTCGCGGCGGTGCGGACCAATGTCATATTCCCGGAACATGCATTGAAGTGGGCGCGGATTCTCTGCGCCGATCCGCTGGAGCTGAATGACGACGCCGCGCGGCAGGTGGTCAGCGAGGCTGGTAGCGCATTTTTTGAACATGCACTGGCTGGGTTGGAACGGCATCACACCGATTTCAAGGAGCTGGTCAATCACATAAAACAGGAAACCGGCGCTAAAGGCAAAGCGCTGTTTCATCCCCTGCGTGCCGCGCTGACGGGGGAGCTGGACGGGCCGGAAATGACGAATGTTATGCCGCTGCTGCCGCTGGAACGGGCGCGGGCGCGCTTGCAGGTCTGCCTTGAAATGGCCGATCGTAAGTAGGGTGCGTTCCACGCACCATTATCATTGGCGCGTGGAACGCACCCTACATTTGCCCCCTACTCAATCAATTGATTATTTTCCCAGGAGATAAAAATGGCCGAAATGCATGAAATTGACTATCAAATCTTCGGCTCGGAGATGCAGTACGTCGAGATCGAGCTCGATCCGCAGGAAGCGGCAGTGGCGGAGGCGGGCGGCATGATGTATATGGAGGACGGTATCGCCTTGGAAACCGTGTTTGGCGATGGTTCGCAACAGAAATCCGGGTTTCTCGGCGCGCTGATGGGGGCGGGCAAGCGCCTGCTGACTGGCGAGTCGTTGTTTATGACGATTTTCATGAACCAGGGCAGCGGTAAGAGAAAAGTCGCCTTCGCTGCGCCGTATCCCGGCAAGATTGTCCCATTGCACCTGGCGGATATGGGGGGGCAGATCATCTGCCAGAAGGATTCCTTTCTGTGCGCCGCCAAGGGTGTCTCGGTCGGCATCGCCTTTCAGAAAAAACTCGGTGTCGGTTTGTTCGGTGGCGAAGGATTTATCATGCAAAAGCTGGAAGGCGATGGGTATGCCTTTGTCCATGCGGGCGGGACGTTGATGGAGAGAACGCTTGCCCCCGGCGAATTGATCCGGGTCGACACTGGTTGTTTGGTGGCGTTGCAACCCTCGGTGTCCTATGACATCGAATATGTAGGCAAGATTAAGTCGGCCCTGTTCGGTGGCGAAGGCCTGTTCTTCGCCACACTGCGCGGGCCGGGCAAGGTCTGGCTGCAATCACTTCCTCTGAGCCGCTTGGCAAACCGTATCTATGCCGCCATGCCTGCCACAGGGGGAAGCCGTGAAGAGGGATCTGTGTTAGGCGGATTGGGGAATATTCTGGGTGGAGACAGATAACCCGGGTCATTCTTCCCGTTGGATGGTATCTTTCTCTGCAACGTGTTTTGGCCCAGGGCTGCGGCCCCATGGCGAGAAGATTCCTGTCCGGATCGGGGAGGAGGGCCTATGCCTTTGGCCGGAAGAGCCACTGGAACAGATCATACCGTATCAGGATGTCCAAGTTTCCGCGGGCGGCTTTGACCATGAACAGATGATCCTGGCGTGGACTAAGGACGCACAGGCTTGGTCGCTGACGCTGACGGATAAACACGCCAAGGATATCCTGCTCGCCCATGCCCCCCCTGCACTGGCTCCGCAATTGGTGCAGTGGCGCAAGAAGATCCATGGTGCCCAAAAAAAGATGCGGGCAGGATGGGTTGCACTAATACTGTTTTTGTTGGCCCCCTTTCTCTTGCTGGCAGTGCTGTTGTGGAATCCTGATCCGGTTATCGGCTGGACGGTCAATCGCATCTCGATAGAGAACGAGCAGAAGCTGGGTGATCTCATCTTTGAGCAGACCCGGCCCTCGCTCAAGCTCGTTACGCAGGGCGAAGCGCCGCGCGTTGTGGCGGAGATCGGCCAGAAATTAGTCGCAGGTTCCCCGTATACGTTCAAATGGCACGTCGCCGATGATCCGGCAATCAATGCCTTCGCCATCCCCGGCGGGCATGTTGTGGTATTTTCCGGCCTGATCAAGGCGGCCGATTCGTCTGAGGAAGTGGCCGGAGTTTTAGCCCATGAAATCGAACATGTCTTGCAGCGCCATACTCTGAAAGCAATGGTCCACAACCTGGGGTGGCGCGCGGTGATTGCCATGGTGACCGGCGACTGGACGGGCAGTTTGCTGGGCGAATTCGCCACCCAGATGGGCGTTTTGAAGTATGGCAGAGACAAAGAGTCCGAGGCGGATCTGAAAGGCTTACAGCTCCTTAAGCGGGCGCAGATCGATCCCAACGGCATGGAACGTTTTTTTGACAAGTTGTCCAACCGAGGTGGTGCGCAGATTGCGCTTTTGTCCACTCATCCCGCAAGCAGGGAGCGGATGGAGGCATTGCGCGCCGCTATAAAGGAGGCCGGCACATGGCGCAGTAAGCCCCTCCCGTATGATTGGGGGAGGGTCAAGGCATCGTTGCCATCTCAATAATTGGAATTATATGAATAGAAGGGTTTCCTCGGGATTGATATGTTTGATGTTTGCCGCATGGATACCCGTTGCCGGGGCGCAAGAGACGGCGGTGTTTCCAGCGGAACTGGTGGGTGAGACGTTTGAATACACAGTGCAACCCGGTGATTCCCTGACCCGTATCGGTGCCCGCTTTGGTGTCGAGCAGACCGTTCTTGCGCGGACAAATGACATAAAATACAGTGCCATGCTCCATCCCGGTCAATTGTTGTGGGTTGATAACCGCCATATCGTCCCGGAACGGCTGGAGGAGGGCATACTGATCAACCTGCCGCAGCGCATGCTGTATTATTTTCAGGCAGGTAAGATGACGCTCCATTATCCAGTAGGGCTAGGGCGCCCAAGCTGGCCGACACCGGATGGGCGCTTCAAGGTTGTCGATCCTCAGGAAAACAAGACCTGGCATGTGCCCAAGTCCATCCAGGAGGAGATGCGCCGGGAAGGAAAAGTTGTGCTAACCCAAGTGCCGCCGGGCCCGGATAATCCTTTGGGGAAACACTGGATTGGCCTGAGTCTTCCGGGCATTGGCATTCATGGCACTATCGCCCCGGCGAGTATCTACCATTTTCAGAGCCATGGTTGTATTCGCTCGCACCCGGACGACATCGCCGCGCTTTTTCAGCGTGTGACCAAAGGCGAGTCCGGCAAGATCATATACACCCCTGTGTTGCTGGCGCGTCTTGAGGATGGCCGCATCTTTCTTGAGGTAAACCGGGATATTTACAAAAAGGGGATTGATCCGATAACCATTGTGGAGAGATCAGCCCAGGCCCAGGGGATCACCGATATGTTAGACTGGGACAAAGTGAAATACGTAATTCGACTCAAGGAAGGGCTGGCCCGTGAAATAGGCTTGCCGGCTCCTGTTTCAAATGGAGGCATTCAATGAAAGACACCAGCCGACGCCAATTTTTGAAGCTAG harbors:
- a CDS encoding TIGR00266 family protein translates to MAEMHEIDYQIFGSEMQYVEIELDPQEAAVAEAGGMMYMEDGIALETVFGDGSQQKSGFLGALMGAGKRLLTGESLFMTIFMNQGSGKRKVAFAAPYPGKIVPLHLADMGGQIICQKDSFLCAAKGVSVGIAFQKKLGVGLFGGEGFIMQKLEGDGYAFVHAGGTLMERTLAPGELIRVDTGCLVALQPSVSYDIEYVGKIKSALFGGEGLFFATLRGPGKVWLQSLPLSRLANRIYAAMPATGGSREEGSVLGGLGNILGGDR
- a CDS encoding M48 family metallopeptidase, yielding METDNPGHSSRWMVSFSATCFGPGLRPHGEKIPVRIGEEGLCLWPEEPLEQIIPYQDVQVSAGGFDHEQMILAWTKDAQAWSLTLTDKHAKDILLAHAPPALAPQLVQWRKKIHGAQKKMRAGWVALILFLLAPFLLLAVLLWNPDPVIGWTVNRISIENEQKLGDLIFEQTRPSLKLVTQGEAPRVVAEIGQKLVAGSPYTFKWHVADDPAINAFAIPGGHVVVFSGLIKAADSSEEVAGVLAHEIEHVLQRHTLKAMVHNLGWRAVIAMVTGDWTGSLLGEFATQMGVLKYGRDKESEADLKGLQLLKRAQIDPNGMERFFDKLSNRGGAQIALLSTHPASRERMEALRAAIKEAGTWRSKPLPYDWGRVKASLPSQ
- a CDS encoding L,D-transpeptidase family protein, whose product is MNRRVSSGLICLMFAAWIPVAGAQETAVFPAELVGETFEYTVQPGDSLTRIGARFGVEQTVLARTNDIKYSAMLHPGQLLWVDNRHIVPERLEEGILINLPQRMLYYFQAGKMTLHYPVGLGRPSWPTPDGRFKVVDPQENKTWHVPKSIQEEMRREGKVVLTQVPPGPDNPLGKHWIGLSLPGIGIHGTIAPASIYHFQSHGCIRSHPDDIAALFQRVTKGESGKIIYTPVLLARLEDGRIFLEVNRDIYKKGIDPITIVERSAQAQGITDMLDWDKVKYVIRLKEGLAREIGLPAPVSNGGIQ